GGCATGAAATGGGTAAAGAAGGGGCTGATGGAGACCAGGGTGCCTGCGGGGATGTAGTGCCCCTGGAATTCGGCGTCACGCACCGTGCGGCGCGGGATGGAGGGCACCGGCGAGCAAAGGCGCAATGCCTCTTTCATGGCCAGGGACGCGCTTTCCATTTTCTGCAGGTCATCGTAATCCAGTTGCGTCTTGCCCAGCGCCAGGCTTTCCTCGCGGATGCGTTGCTGCCACTCCGGATGCCTGGCCAGCCAGTAGATCATGTTGCACAGGGTGATCGTGGTCGTGTCGTGGGCGGCCATCATCAGAAAGATCATGTGGTTGACCACGTCATCATCGCTGAAGGATTCGCCGTCTTCAGTTTCCGCGCGACACAGCACGCTGAACAGGTCCGAGGCGTCACTGTTGCGCTTGTTGGGCAGTTCGCGGCGAAAGAAATCCTCCAGCAAGCGACGACCGCGCAGTCCTTTTGACCAACGGCCACCGGGCACATTGAAGCGCAATATCGCGGTACCGGCGCGCACGGTATCCACGAAGGCTTCGTTGATGGCATTGGCCCGGTCATCAAGTTGCTGGCCCATGAACACGTCAGTCGCCAGGTCCAGCGTCAGCTGTTTGATGGCCGGAAAGAAAAGAAACCGGTCATCCTCGCGCCAGTCGTGCAGCGCATGGCTGATGCCGGGCCCCATGCGCACGATATAGTCGCGCAACACCTCGGTCTTGAACGCCTGCTGCATGATCTTGCGATGCCAGCGGTGCTCGTCGAAATCCAGCAGCATGATGCCGCGATGAAAGAACTTGCCAATGAAGTAGTCCCAGCCTTGATGGTTGGAGAACAGATCGCCCTTGTTGCGCAG
This region of Isoalcanivorax indicus genomic DNA includes:
- a CDS encoding cytochrome P450, giving the protein MSSAVPFAPAPAGSGLKPIPGDAGLPMIGYTLQLMRNPLKVGRERYDRYGPISWASAFGLRMVSMVGPDANEFVLRNKGDLFSNHQGWDYFIGKFFHRGIMLLDFDEHRWHRKIMQQAFKTEVLRDYIVRMGPGISHALHDWREDDRFLFFPAIKQLTLDLATDVFMGQQLDDRANAINEAFVDTVRAGTAILRFNVPGGRWSKGLRGRRLLEDFFRRELPNKRNSDASDLFSVLCRAETEDGESFSDDDVVNHMIFLMMAAHDTTTITLCNMIYWLARHPEWQQRIREESLALGKTQLDYDDLQKMESASLAMKEALRLCSPVPSIPRRTVRDAEFQGHYIPAGTLVSISPFFTHFMPEYWNRPATFDPERFADDRREDKVHPYAWVPFGGGAHKCIGLHFAELQVKAVLHQLVQQFEWSVDADYRMPLDMTSLPVPKDKLPVRLRRRQAVR